One region of Marivirga arenosa genomic DNA includes:
- a CDS encoding porin, whose amino-acid sequence MKKLLLFLVTIIGVCSSSYGFQSDTTSKELKKEKKWDELTQQEVDHSYKSLTVKLTEDGAKYVRFILWHQQWLQTSNLAIEDAPLRASTSIRRSRVLAFAQISPRFLILTHFGLNNLSTANMSALGNNGDGPQLFLHDAWTEFKLFDNSEALFIGAGLHYWKGLTRLANQSTLNFMTMDNTRPFVQWHSLGITDQFARHMGFYAKGQIGNFDYRIAANNPLNPANALGLGSDLINSTNGGNDSDLVYQGSVAPDTDGNPVGNTIIEGYFRYNFLDKESTKLPYQVGTYMGSKQVLGVGLGFFAHPKGMFNTVSLEHSNVTHLAADVFYDAPIGSGGNAINAYASIINFNYGENYMSRWAGTGTNIYGQLGYFIRKAKLMPYVAFQSGNYQAYNDNLNAFDAGVNYFVNGHNAKITLEYHTISNNPLEGGLDADGNPNGVQQLRLQLHIFL is encoded by the coding sequence ATGAAAAAACTACTACTCTTTTTAGTAACAATTATTGGGGTTTGCTCTTCCTCTTATGGTTTTCAGTCAGACACAACCAGTAAAGAGCTTAAGAAAGAAAAAAAGTGGGATGAGCTGACTCAGCAAGAAGTAGATCATTCCTACAAATCATTAACCGTAAAGCTGACTGAGGATGGCGCCAAATATGTCCGCTTTATTCTTTGGCACCAGCAATGGTTGCAAACATCTAATTTAGCCATTGAAGATGCTCCATTAAGAGCCAGCACCAGTATAAGAAGATCAAGGGTACTTGCTTTTGCTCAAATATCACCTAGGTTTCTCATTTTAACCCATTTCGGTTTAAACAATCTTAGCACTGCTAATATGAGTGCTTTAGGTAACAATGGGGATGGCCCTCAGTTGTTTTTACATGATGCGTGGACGGAATTTAAACTTTTCGATAATTCCGAGGCCTTATTCATTGGTGCAGGGCTTCATTATTGGAAAGGGCTTACGCGTCTTGCTAATCAAAGTACCTTAAATTTTATGACAATGGACAATACACGTCCATTTGTGCAATGGCATTCACTAGGAATAACCGACCAATTCGCCAGACATATGGGGTTCTATGCTAAAGGGCAGATCGGGAATTTTGATTATCGTATAGCAGCAAATAATCCACTTAACCCTGCAAATGCTTTAGGTTTGGGTTCCGATCTTATTAATTCAACAAATGGAGGTAATGACAGCGATTTAGTTTATCAAGGAAGTGTTGCACCTGATACGGATGGGAATCCTGTTGGGAATACTATTATTGAAGGCTATTTCCGATATAATTTTCTTGATAAAGAATCCACCAAATTACCATATCAAGTGGGTACCTATATGGGTAGTAAACAGGTTTTGGGTGTTGGTTTAGGTTTTTTTGCTCATCCAAAAGGAATGTTTAATACTGTCAGTTTAGAGCATTCTAATGTTACTCACTTGGCTGCAGATGTTTTCTATGATGCTCCAATAGGCTCAGGTGGAAATGCAATTAACGCCTATGCCTCCATTATTAATTTTAACTATGGTGAAAACTATATGTCCAGATGGGCAGGTACTGGTACGAATATATATGGTCAACTAGGCTATTTTATCAGGAAAGCCAAGTTGATGCCTTATGTTGCTTTTCAATCTGGAAATTATCAAGCTTATAATGATAATCTAAACGCTTTTGATGCTGGGGTGAATTATTTTGTAAATGGACATAATGCTAAGATCACTCTTGAGTATCATACCATTTCAAATAATCCACTTGAAGGAGGATTGGATGCTGATGGTAATCCGAATGGAGTACAACAATTAAGATTACAACTACACATATTTTTATAA
- the typA gene encoding translational GTPase TypA, which yields MSEIRNVAIIAHVDHGKTTLVDKIIYACQEFREGTESDELILDNNDLERERGITILSKNVSVTYKDIKINIIDTPGHADFGGEVERVLKMADGVLLLVDAFEGAMPQTRFVLGKALDLGLKPIVVVNKVDKENCRPDEVHEQVFDLMFNLDATEEQLDFQTIYGSSKMGWMSTDWKDKTDNIFPLLDEIVKTIPAAPVKEGIPQLQIVSLDYSSFVGRIAIGRLYQGTLKEGMQIGLCKKDGTIKKMRIKELQVFEGLGRKKVEEVHSGDLCAIIGLDNFDIGDTVTDPENPEPLPRISIDEPTMSMLFTINNSPFFGKEGKFVTSRHLRDRLMKETEKNLALRVEPAGSEDKFLVYGRGILHLSVLIETMRREGYELQVGQPQVLYKEIDGVRNEPMEHLIIDVPDEVSGKAIELVTQRKGELTVMEPKGDVQHLEFNIPARGIIGLRNNILTATAGEAIMTHRFNGYEPYKGPIAGRNNGSMISMDAGMATAYSLDKLTDRGTFFVAPGDDLYAGQVIGEHSRDNDLVVNVVKGKKLTNMRASGSDDNAKLPPPKKFSLEESLEYIQKDEYLEVTPQSMRMRKIYLDENERKRMANKDKS from the coding sequence ATGTCAGAAATTAGAAATGTGGCGATTATCGCCCACGTTGACCACGGTAAAACTACATTGGTTGACAAAATTATTTATGCTTGTCAAGAGTTTCGTGAGGGAACGGAATCAGACGAATTAATTTTGGATAACAACGATCTTGAAAGAGAAAGAGGAATTACTATATTAAGTAAAAACGTTTCCGTTACTTATAAAGATATTAAAATCAATATTATTGATACTCCGGGTCACGCTGACTTTGGAGGTGAAGTGGAACGTGTATTAAAAATGGCTGATGGAGTGTTACTTTTAGTAGATGCTTTTGAAGGAGCTATGCCACAAACACGTTTTGTTTTAGGGAAAGCATTAGACTTAGGTCTTAAACCAATAGTGGTAGTCAATAAAGTTGACAAAGAAAACTGCCGTCCTGATGAAGTACATGAGCAAGTTTTTGATCTAATGTTCAACTTAGACGCTACCGAAGAACAACTTGATTTCCAAACTATTTATGGATCAAGTAAAATGGGTTGGATGAGTACAGACTGGAAAGATAAAACCGATAATATTTTTCCATTGCTTGATGAAATCGTTAAAACTATTCCAGCAGCCCCAGTAAAAGAAGGAATACCACAACTGCAGATTGTGTCATTAGATTACTCTTCTTTTGTAGGTCGTATTGCAATTGGTAGATTATACCAAGGTACTTTGAAAGAAGGAATGCAGATTGGACTTTGTAAAAAGGACGGTACGATTAAAAAAATGAGAATTAAAGAACTTCAGGTTTTTGAAGGATTGGGTAGAAAGAAAGTAGAAGAGGTACATTCTGGTGATCTTTGTGCAATTATTGGACTAGATAATTTCGATATTGGTGATACGGTTACCGATCCAGAAAATCCAGAGCCATTACCAAGAATTTCTATTGATGAGCCAACAATGAGCATGTTGTTTACCATCAATAACTCACCTTTCTTCGGAAAAGAAGGTAAATTTGTAACTTCTCGTCACCTGCGTGATCGTTTAATGAAGGAAACGGAGAAAAACTTAGCCTTAAGAGTAGAGCCAGCAGGTTCTGAAGATAAATTCTTAGTCTATGGTAGAGGGATTCTTCACTTATCAGTTTTAATTGAAACCATGAGAAGAGAGGGCTATGAACTTCAAGTAGGCCAGCCACAAGTATTATATAAAGAAATTGACGGAGTTCGTAATGAACCAATGGAGCATTTAATTATCGATGTTCCGGATGAAGTTTCTGGTAAAGCAATTGAATTGGTAACTCAAAGAAAAGGTGAGCTGACTGTAATGGAACCTAAAGGTGATGTACAGCATTTAGAATTCAATATACCTGCTAGAGGGATCATTGGACTAAGAAATAATATTTTAACTGCAACCGCAGGTGAAGCTATTATGACGCACCGTTTTAACGGTTATGAGCCCTATAAAGGCCCAATTGCAGGTAGAAATAACGGCTCTATGATTTCAATGGATGCAGGTATGGCTACTGCTTACTCATTAGATAAATTAACTGATAGAGGTACTTTCTTTGTTGCGCCTGGTGATGATCTTTATGCAGGTCAGGTAATTGGAGAGCACTCTCGTGATAATGACTTGGTCGTGAATGTAGTAAAGGGTAAGAAACTAACGAACATGAGAGCTTCAGGGTCTGATGATAATGCAAAATTACCACCACCAAAGAAATTCTCTTTAGAGGAGTCTTTAGAATATATTCAGAAGGATGAGTATTTGGAGGTAACCCCACAAAGCATGAGAATGCGTAAGATTTACCTTGATGAAAACGAGCGTAAAAGAATGGCTAATAAAGATAAGTCATAA
- a CDS encoding DUF4212 domain-containing protein encodes MKDNKASMKAYWKRNLRYLLILLVVWFTVSYGCGILLVDQLNHIKIGGFPLGFWFAQQGSIYVFVILIFVYVRLMNKLDKEFDVDEK; translated from the coding sequence ATGAAAGATAACAAAGCAAGTATGAAAGCCTACTGGAAGCGAAATCTTCGGTATTTACTGATACTTCTGGTCGTTTGGTTTACGGTATCCTACGGCTGTGGGATTCTATTAGTCGATCAACTAAACCATATTAAGATCGGAGGATTTCCACTCGGATTTTGGTTTGCCCAACAGGGTTCAATTTATGTTTTTGTGATCCTGATATTCGTCTATGTTCGCTTGATGAATAAATTGGATAAGGAATTTGATGTGGACGAAAAGTAA
- a CDS encoding TonB-dependent receptor, translated as MKKSCIIILVTLLCIVTVQAQTVYREALGRYVIRESPEKVYLHCDKPQYAAGDDLWFKAYITDAINHLPTQVSNTLYVELINSESEIIDSLALFILNGAAQGSFKFSTDLNPGRYRIRAYTEWMRNQQPDFFYRFDFSLINPIKSDDLKKNSKVAYNEKGIEASFFPEGGDLIEGIATRVAFKITNSKFSNSELKGVVLNEKGRKITTFKSNALGYGNFFIDPDIEDRYLAVIEKDTFFLPTVKKEGAAVKVIHSKNSDLLHITVQAKNVDIEDGTLVIHRRGQILLSENSDHKSEMAVRLKKSSLGNGVIHITFFDKNRIPLSERLIFPSPNHSKPQIELTYDRKSYETRSKVDLNIFSREKDTVRSASITINPLSESSYDVYNKNIRNYLLLSSDLKGNIEFPDYYFTGSEKAYNALDLLMLTHGWSRFNWTSLLRDKENQIQFLPEKGLKLRGKVADYYNDKTINEFLLGVTIPSIGMINDTLFVNNETGSFQVTDLKLMDSTWIFFQVYKKKNEKVKKYKSAKVKLTYSPRPQIRDVFDVDYEIKEDYIEKVRKLNQISEAYFLDNKSVELNEVLVKANKLNEPDYNITTLYGEPSNRIVLDSMGIVGYQNVFDLLRFVPGVRVIGSFPFETVTIRGVVSLNRNATPTFFIDGVRVSQDFVRYLPIEEVLLIDVLKGPDAAIYGTRGALGVIAIYTKIGDLRYQNPEVKSTGLSSFIHPGYHKAKEFYSPNYDLDKEENTIPDYRTTLYWNPDITFENNIATESFFTSDQKGTYIVRIEGMLTNGQPFFEESYIEVK; from the coding sequence ATGAAAAAAAGCTGTATAATAATTCTTGTAACGCTGCTATGTATAGTAACAGTTCAAGCTCAAACAGTTTATAGGGAAGCACTAGGTCGTTATGTAATAAGGGAAAGTCCGGAAAAAGTTTATCTTCATTGTGACAAGCCTCAATATGCGGCTGGAGACGATTTATGGTTTAAAGCATATATTACTGATGCCATAAATCACCTACCTACTCAAGTTAGTAATACTTTATATGTCGAACTCATCAATTCCGAAAGCGAAATTATTGACTCTCTGGCTCTATTTATTTTAAATGGTGCAGCACAGGGGAGCTTTAAGTTTTCAACTGATTTAAACCCTGGTAGGTATAGAATTAGGGCATATACAGAATGGATGAGAAATCAACAACCAGATTTTTTTTACAGGTTTGATTTTTCACTCATTAACCCCATAAAAAGTGATGATTTAAAAAAAAATAGCAAAGTAGCGTACAACGAAAAAGGTATAGAGGCTAGTTTTTTTCCTGAAGGAGGTGACCTAATAGAAGGAATAGCAACAAGGGTAGCCTTTAAAATTACAAATTCTAAATTTTCAAATTCAGAACTAAAGGGGGTTGTGCTTAATGAAAAAGGACGGAAAATTACCACTTTTAAGTCGAATGCACTGGGATATGGGAATTTTTTTATTGATCCCGATATTGAAGACCGGTATTTAGCAGTGATCGAAAAAGATACTTTTTTTCTTCCGACAGTTAAAAAGGAAGGAGCAGCTGTAAAAGTTATACATTCTAAAAATTCAGATTTATTACACATAACAGTTCAAGCTAAGAATGTTGACATTGAAGATGGTACGCTAGTCATTCATAGAAGAGGGCAAATTCTATTAAGTGAAAATAGTGATCATAAGTCTGAAATGGCCGTAAGGTTGAAGAAAAGCTCCTTGGGTAATGGAGTCATCCATATAACGTTTTTTGATAAAAATAGGATACCTCTCAGTGAGCGACTGATTTTCCCAAGTCCTAACCATAGTAAACCTCAAATAGAATTGACTTACGATCGAAAGTCATATGAAACGAGATCCAAGGTAGATTTGAATATTTTTTCAAGAGAGAAGGATACAGTCAGGTCTGCATCTATTACTATTAACCCTCTATCGGAATCATCATATGATGTGTACAATAAAAATATTAGAAATTACTTATTATTAAGTTCAGATTTAAAAGGAAACATTGAATTTCCTGACTACTATTTTACTGGTTCGGAAAAAGCTTATAATGCACTTGATCTTTTGATGTTAACCCACGGATGGTCACGTTTTAATTGGACTTCTCTTTTAAGAGATAAAGAAAATCAAATACAATTCTTACCTGAAAAGGGACTTAAACTTAGAGGAAAAGTTGCTGATTATTATAATGATAAAACAATCAATGAATTCTTACTTGGAGTCACTATTCCTTCTATTGGAATGATTAATGATACATTGTTCGTAAACAATGAAACTGGAAGTTTTCAGGTTACAGATTTAAAGTTAATGGATAGCACTTGGATATTTTTTCAAGTTTACAAGAAAAAGAATGAAAAAGTTAAAAAGTATAAAAGTGCCAAAGTAAAGTTAACTTATTCACCCAGACCACAAATAAGGGATGTTTTTGATGTTGATTATGAGATTAAGGAAGATTACATTGAAAAAGTGCGTAAACTAAACCAAATTTCAGAGGCATATTTTCTTGATAATAAATCAGTTGAGTTAAATGAAGTTCTTGTTAAGGCAAATAAATTAAATGAACCTGATTATAATATTACAACATTATATGGGGAGCCTAGTAATAGAATCGTTTTAGATTCAATGGGTATAGTGGGGTATCAGAATGTATTTGATCTTTTGCGTTTTGTACCTGGAGTTCGAGTAATAGGAAGTTTTCCATTTGAGACCGTCACTATACGGGGAGTTGTTAGTCTTAATCGTAATGCCACCCCCACTTTTTTCATTGATGGTGTTAGGGTATCTCAAGACTTTGTAAGATATTTACCCATTGAAGAGGTTTTACTTATTGACGTTTTAAAGGGGCCCGATGCTGCAATTTATGGTACTAGAGGGGCCTTAGGGGTAATTGCTATTTATACAAAAATAGGTGATTTAAGATACCAAAATCCAGAAGTAAAATCGACAGGATTATCTTCCTTCATTCACCCTGGTTACCATAAAGCAAAAGAGTTTTATAGTCCCAATTATGATCTTGATAAGGAAGAAAATACGATTCCTGATTATAGAACAACACTCTATTGGAATCCTGATATTACTTTCGAAAACAATATAGCCACTGAGTCTTTTTTTACCTCTGATCAAAAAGGAACTTACATTGTAAGAATAGAGGGAATGCTAACAAATGGGCAACCCTTTTTCGAAGAAAGCTATATTGAGGTGAAATAG
- a CDS encoding DUF808 domain-containing protein: MASGFFALFDDIATLMDDVATMSKSTTERTAGLLADDLAVNAEKASGFVAARELPILWEITKGSFLNKLIILPIAFLLSAFLPMVITPILLIGGVYLSFEGVEKIYAYFFHKKEKKQHDLNSKISKEEVLAMEKEKIKAAILVDFILSIEIIVIALDNVAEEELLMQIIVVTIVAVLATVGVYGIVGLLVRMDDLGYKLIARSKGEKSFLSVLGKALVKSLPMVIRALTVLGTFAMLLVGGGLFLHNIHYLHDLFHKLPSILGELIVGLIVGVIALLCFKFFKLLKVWW, translated from the coding sequence ATGGCTTCAGGATTTTTCGCTCTTTTTGATGATATCGCAACGCTTATGGATGATGTGGCTACCATGAGCAAAAGTACCACAGAAAGAACAGCAGGATTATTGGCAGATGACCTGGCAGTAAATGCCGAAAAGGCATCTGGATTTGTTGCAGCAAGAGAATTGCCAATTCTTTGGGAGATCACCAAGGGTTCCTTTCTCAATAAATTAATAATATTACCAATCGCTTTCCTTTTAAGTGCCTTTTTACCAATGGTAATTACGCCTATTCTTTTAATAGGAGGGGTGTATTTATCTTTTGAAGGGGTTGAGAAGATTTATGCCTATTTCTTTCATAAGAAGGAGAAAAAACAACATGATTTAAATAGTAAAATTTCAAAAGAAGAAGTCCTTGCAATGGAAAAAGAGAAGATAAAAGCAGCAATTTTAGTTGACTTTATTCTATCTATAGAGATCATCGTCATTGCATTAGATAATGTGGCTGAGGAAGAACTTCTTATGCAAATTATTGTGGTTACCATAGTGGCTGTATTAGCAACTGTGGGAGTTTATGGCATAGTCGGTTTATTGGTACGAATGGATGATTTGGGCTATAAATTAATAGCTAGAAGTAAAGGAGAGAAGAGTTTTTTATCCGTTTTAGGAAAAGCTTTAGTAAAAAGCTTACCCATGGTGATTAGAGCACTTACAGTTTTAGGGACTTTTGCAATGCTGTTAGTGGGTGGCGGGCTTTTCCTACATAATATCCATTATTTACATGATCTGTTTCATAAATTACCTTCCATTCTCGGTGAGTTAATAGTTGGCTTGATTGTGGGGGTAATTGCATTACTATGTTTTAAATTTTTCAAGTTATTGAAAGTGTGGTGGTAG
- a CDS encoding transposase-like zinc-binding domain-containing protein — protein MKLTICPKCQSEDIVKSGIIKNRQRFKCKVCNYNFTVNKVGKEIDSYYVVKALQLYVEGISMREIERVLGVSHVSVRNWVKKYNIKSPEKLEYHPTYKVLSHKELCDYVAEGRNLSEAGLMISSLGDKYMLIRWERFRD, from the coding sequence ATGAAACTAACAATTTGTCCTAAATGCCAGAGTGAAGATATCGTAAAAAGTGGTATTATAAAGAACAGGCAGCGATTTAAGTGTAAAGTCTGCAATTATAATTTTACTGTTAACAAAGTAGGGAAAGAAATTGATTCCTATTATGTGGTTAAAGCTTTACAGCTATATGTGGAAGGAATTTCCATGCGTGAAATAGAAAGAGTTTTAGGGGTAAGTCATGTTTCTGTTAGAAATTGGGTAAAAAAATATAATATTAAATCTCCTGAAAAATTAGAATATCATCCAACCTATAAAGTATTGTCGCATAAAGAGTTATGTGATTATGTTGCCGAAGGTAGAAATCTATCAGAGGCAGGGCTTATGATTAGTTCACTTGGTGATAAATACATGCTCATTCGCTGGGAAAGATTTAGAGACTAA